A part of Verrucomicrobiota bacterium genomic DNA contains:
- a CDS encoding addiction module protein has translation MLPWIHPYAPLTTQTLGATLYGMSLTEIQEEILGLPASEKAKLIDVLWDSLSTPEGKAREAAWAEESERRVTAYEAGLLKARDAQSVFSDLRKDLRR, from the coding sequence ATGTTGCCATGGATCCATCCCTATGCGCCATTGACGACGCAAACCCTTGGGGCTACATTATACGGCATGAGCCTTACGGAAATTCAGGAAGAAATCTTGGGGCTTCCGGCGTCGGAAAAGGCCAAGCTGATTGATGTATTATGGGATTCCCTTTCAACTCCCGAAGGGAAGGCCCGTGAGGCGGCTTGGGCTGAGGAGTCAGAACGGCGGGTCACCGCCTATGAAGCGGGGCTGCTGAAGGCGCGGGACGCTCAGTCGGTGTTCTCCGATCTGCGAAAGGATTTGCGGCGGTGA
- a CDS encoding aryl-sulfate sulfotransferase → MNKRLKLLRLGWLTFILSAVSLSAYERLQGPTELLYWDKTNAHNGYTLFGTHGTTYLIDMSGQVVHTWRLGTNPRFLDNGNILDASKDDPSGFQGFIEVDWDGKKVWEYTEKREGYAPHHDWVRVFNKKLNAWTTLYIANKSISHEQAIAAGADPRKGPYEGGQMDAVVEVDMNGNVVWEWCFFDHVVQDVDPAKPNYVGQGKTVANYPNKININLTGRPLKRDWLHCNSMDYNAELDQVVVNSVQGELYVIDHGKTFVAGDPKASMAKAAGPAGDFLYRFGDPARYAQGDPPKVLENWDNATSGHKQMGGAHDVHWIKPGLPGAGHLMVFNNGQYLFQRTPQSSVIEINPFLDGNGQNTGNYVNPPDAGYRREEYDHDTHNPPRQISKQVVWTYRSINNHGFFSQIGCSGQRLPNGNTLVCSDTEGHLFEVTAAGKLVWEYINPVTKEFGTVKTLTDALPMVNSMFRAYRYGADHPALKGKDLKPLGTITDAFPRQPDPRAKNRPPGQGQGGGKKGKGGGRGGQGGGGPGGADGQRPPQPAPPN, encoded by the coding sequence ATGAATAAACGATTGAAACTGCTGCGGTTGGGATGGCTGACCTTTATCCTCAGTGCCGTATCGTTGTCGGCCTACGAACGGCTCCAAGGCCCCACCGAGTTGCTCTATTGGGACAAAACCAACGCGCACAATGGTTACACGCTGTTTGGCACGCACGGCACCACGTACCTGATTGATATGTCTGGACAGGTGGTTCACACGTGGCGCTTGGGCACTAATCCGCGCTTTCTCGATAACGGTAATATCCTGGATGCCTCCAAGGATGATCCCAGTGGTTTCCAGGGTTTTATCGAAGTGGATTGGGACGGCAAGAAGGTCTGGGAATATACCGAGAAGCGGGAGGGTTATGCGCCCCATCATGATTGGGTACGTGTCTTTAATAAAAAACTCAACGCGTGGACCACCCTGTACATTGCCAACAAATCCATCTCGCACGAACAAGCCATCGCCGCCGGGGCGGACCCCCGCAAAGGCCCGTACGAGGGCGGGCAAATGGATGCGGTGGTGGAAGTGGACATGAATGGCAACGTCGTTTGGGAATGGTGCTTTTTCGATCATGTCGTTCAGGATGTGGACCCGGCCAAACCCAACTACGTGGGCCAAGGGAAAACCGTGGCGAATTACCCTAACAAGATTAACATCAACCTGACGGGCCGCCCCTTGAAACGGGATTGGTTGCACTGCAACTCCATGGATTATAACGCCGAGCTGGACCAGGTGGTGGTGAATTCGGTGCAAGGCGAGCTTTACGTCATTGATCATGGGAAGACGTTTGTTGCGGGCGATCCCAAGGCCAGCATGGCCAAGGCGGCCGGACCGGCGGGTGATTTCCTCTATCGCTTCGGTGATCCCGCCCGTTACGCCCAAGGTGATCCACCCAAAGTGCTGGAGAATTGGGATAATGCGACCTCCGGTCATAAACAAATGGGCGGGGCGCACGATGTGCATTGGATCAAACCCGGCCTGCCCGGCGCCGGGCATCTCATGGTGTTCAACAACGGCCAGTATCTCTTCCAACGCACCCCGCAATCATCCGTCATTGAAATCAATCCATTTCTGGATGGCAACGGGCAGAACACCGGCAACTATGTCAACCCGCCGGACGCCGGCTACCGGCGGGAAGAATATGACCACGATACTCACAATCCACCCCGGCAAATTTCCAAGCAGGTGGTGTGGACCTACCGTTCGATCAATAACCATGGTTTCTTCAGTCAGATTGGTTGCAGCGGCCAGCGCTTGCCCAACGGTAACACCCTGGTTTGCTCGGATACCGAGGGTCACCTATTTGAAGTCACCGCTGCCGGCAAGCTGGTCTGGGAATACATTAACCCCGTGACGAAAGAATTTGGCACTGTTAAAACGCTAACGGACGCACTGCCCATGGTGAACAGCATGTTTCGCGCGTATCGTTATGGAGCAGATCATCCCGCGCTAAAAGGCAAAGATCTCAAACCGTTGGGGACCATCACCGACGCGTTCCCCCGCCAGCCCGATCCGCGCGCCAAAAATCGTCCGCCCGGCCAGGGTCAGGGCGGTGGTAAAAAAGGCAAGGGTGGTGGCCGGGGCGGTCAAGGTGGTGGTGGTCCCGGCGGTGCTGATGGCCAACGTCCTCCTCAACCGGCACCTCCAAATTAA